From Pseudoleptotrichia goodfellowii, a single genomic window includes:
- a CDS encoding formate C-acetyltransferase — protein sequence MNERIEFLKKELFKNKREISTERAVFYTESHKETVDEPEIIRRAKATKNILEKMEISIREKELIAGNRTIKPRSGIISPEMDPYWIMKEIDTMATRPQDQFIFTEKDKKIFTESLYPYWKDKSLKDSLNGIIPEYIRKAVNEKIVNLNQTDKGQGHIIPDFESVLKNGYGKIRDEVKEKVENNPENEFYKASLITLEATISHIKRYEELAQKMASEEKDENRKKELQKISEISGKIATEPAETFLEALQLLWYTSIVLQMESNASSISLGRIDQYLYPYYKNDIEKGEDKEKLKEYLEAFYIKTNDVVLLRSEHSAKFFAGFPSGYTALLGGVNIYGQSAVNELSYLCLEAYHDIRLPQPNLGIRVNDIEPKKFIKKTCETIALGTGIPQLFNDEVVIPSFLSRGVSLEDARDYSVVGCVELSIPGKTYGLHDIAMLNILKIMEKVLYNNENSENLTLDKINEEIKESISYYVKLMAEGSNIVDEGHKKYAPVPLLSTIVKDSLEKGKDITAGGARYNFSGVQGIGLPNLCDSLMIIKKFVFDEKKYTFKEVIEALKNNYEGNIYEKMKNEFISDETKYGNDIDEVDNISVEVLRYYCKEVEKYKNPRGGIFIPGSYTVSAHIPLGEVVGATPDGRLSGEQLADGGLSPMFGRDIFGPTAVLKSLSKLDNVLLTNGSLLNVKLSPSAVKTEEGINKFVNFIYAYMKLKLTHIQFNVIGVETLKKAQVEPEKYGNLVVRVAGYSAFFSELNKKIQDDIIHRTEHGL from the coding sequence ATGAATGAAAGAATCGAATTTTTAAAGAAGGAATTATTCAAAAATAAAAGAGAAATTTCAACTGAAAGAGCAGTTTTTTACACAGAAAGCCATAAAGAAACTGTCGATGAACCTGAAATAATAAGAAGAGCAAAAGCAACAAAAAATATTTTGGAAAAAATGGAAATATCTATACGTGAAAAAGAGTTGATAGCAGGTAACAGGACTATAAAACCGAGATCCGGAATTATTTCTCCTGAAATGGATCCTTATTGGATTATGAAAGAAATAGATACCATGGCAACGAGACCTCAGGATCAGTTTATATTTACTGAAAAAGATAAAAAAATATTTACTGAAAGTCTTTATCCTTATTGGAAAGATAAATCCCTAAAAGATTCTTTAAACGGAATAATACCTGAATATATCAGAAAAGCCGTGAATGAAAAAATAGTTAATCTGAATCAGACTGATAAGGGACAAGGGCATATAATACCTGACTTTGAGTCAGTTTTAAAGAACGGATACGGAAAGATAAGAGATGAAGTAAAAGAAAAGGTGGAAAATAATCCTGAAAATGAATTTTATAAAGCATCTTTAATAACATTGGAAGCCACAATCAGTCATATAAAAAGATATGAAGAATTGGCTCAAAAAATGGCTTCAGAAGAAAAAGACGAAAACAGAAAAAAAGAATTACAGAAAATATCGGAAATATCAGGAAAAATAGCTACAGAACCTGCCGAAACATTCTTGGAAGCATTGCAGCTGTTATGGTATACAAGTATAGTTTTACAAATGGAATCCAATGCCAGTTCGATTTCTTTAGGAAGAATAGATCAATATCTTTATCCTTATTATAAAAACGATATAGAAAAGGGAGAAGATAAAGAAAAATTAAAAGAATATCTTGAAGCATTTTATATAAAAACTAATGATGTAGTATTGTTAAGAAGCGAACACAGTGCTAAATTTTTTGCAGGATTTCCTTCTGGATATACAGCTTTATTAGGAGGAGTAAACATATACGGACAGTCTGCCGTAAATGAACTATCATATTTGTGTTTGGAAGCATATCATGACATACGTTTACCTCAACCGAATCTGGGAATAAGAGTAAATGATATTGAGCCTAAAAAATTTATTAAGAAAACTTGTGAAACAATAGCTTTGGGAACAGGGATTCCTCAATTGTTTAACGATGAAGTAGTTATACCGTCATTTTTATCAAGAGGAGTTTCGCTTGAAGATGCGAGAGATTATTCAGTTGTGGGATGTGTAGAGCTTTCTATTCCGGGGAAAACATACGGATTACATGATATAGCGATGTTAAATATATTGAAAATAATGGAAAAAGTTCTTTATAATAACGAAAATTCCGAAAATTTAACTTTGGATAAAATAAATGAGGAAATAAAAGAATCTATTTCCTATTATGTAAAATTAATGGCTGAAGGAAGTAATATTGTAGATGAGGGACATAAAAAATATGCTCCTGTACCTTTACTTTCTACGATAGTAAAAGATTCTCTTGAAAAGGGAAAAGATATAACTGCCGGAGGAGCAAGATATAATTTTTCAGGAGTTCAGGGAATCGGATTGCCTAATTTATGTGATTCGTTAATGATAATAAAAAAATTCGTTTTCGATGAAAAAAAATATACATTTAAAGAAGTTATCGAGGCATTAAAAAATAACTATGAAGGAAATATTTATGAAAAAATGAAAAATGAATTCATAAGTGATGAAACAAAATACGGAAATGACATAGATGAAGTTGATAATATAAGTGTGGAAGTATTGAGATATTACTGTAAAGAAGTAGAAAAATATAAAAACCCGAGAGGAGGAATATTCATACCCGGTTCATATACAGTTTCGGCACATATTCCTTTAGGAGAAGTAGTGGGAGCTACTCCTGACGGCAGACTTTCAGGTGAGCAATTGGCAGATGGAGGATTGTCTCCTATGTTCGGTAGAGATATATTCGGACCGACAGCTGTTTTAAAAAGTTTAAGTAAATTGGATAATGTTCTTCTGACTAACGGAAGTTTACTGAATGTAAAATTAAGTCCTTCAGCCGTAAAAACCGAAGAGGGAATAAATAAATTTGTAAACTTTATTTATGCGTATATGAAATTAAAACTGACACATATTCAGTTTAATGTAATAGGAGTCGAAACATTGAAAAAAGCACAAGTTGAACCTGAAAAGTACGGAAACCTTGTCGTAAGAGTTGCCGGATACAGTGCTTTCTTCAGTGAATTAAATAAAAAAATACAGGACGACATTATTCACAGAACAGAACACGGATTATAA
- a CDS encoding PTS fructose transporter subunit EIIC produces the protein MLGLLKNTKQHLMTGVSYMIPFVVAGGVLLALAVMISGKAAVPETGFLKNMSDIGIAGLTLFIPVLGGFIAYSMVDRPGIGPGMIGAYLANSKGGGFLGGIIAGLIAGIVVYYLKKIKVPKVMSSVMPIFIIPLVGTFIVGMIILLFIGEPIGAFMKGLEVWLSGMQNSSKIVLGIILGAMIAFDMGGPLNKTAFFFAVAMIPTNPTLMAAVATAVCTPPLGLALATFVAKNKFTVAEQESGKAALIMGCIGITEGAIPFAAADPIRVLPSIMAGGSAAAVTSLLLGATNQAAWGGLIVLPVVTNRIGYIIAVIVGSVVTALVVAVLKKTQENKVVVEENTKNEDLELDITF, from the coding sequence ATGTTAGGATTGTTAAAAAATACCAAGCAACATTTAATGACCGGGGTTTCTTATATGATACCTTTTGTGGTTGCAGGTGGAGTTTTATTGGCATTAGCGGTTATGATTTCAGGTAAAGCGGCAGTTCCTGAAACGGGGTTTTTGAAAAATATGTCCGATATAGGTATAGCCGGATTGACGCTGTTTATTCCTGTTTTAGGAGGATTTATAGCTTATTCGATGGTAGACAGACCGGGGATAGGTCCGGGAATGATTGGAGCTTATTTGGCAAACAGTAAAGGAGGAGGTTTCTTAGGTGGAATAATAGCAGGGCTTATAGCCGGGATAGTTGTATATTATTTGAAAAAAATAAAAGTTCCCAAAGTAATGAGTTCTGTAATGCCTATATTTATAATTCCTTTAGTGGGAACGTTTATAGTGGGAATGATAATTCTGTTGTTCATAGGTGAACCTATAGGGGCGTTTATGAAAGGATTGGAAGTATGGTTGAGCGGAATGCAAAACAGTTCTAAAATTGTATTAGGTATAATATTGGGAGCAATGATTGCTTTTGATATGGGAGGTCCTCTTAATAAAACGGCATTCTTCTTTGCGGTAGCAATGATACCTACTAATCCGACATTAATGGCTGCAGTTGCTACAGCAGTATGTACACCGCCTTTAGGATTGGCATTAGCTACATTTGTTGCCAAAAATAAATTTACAGTTGCTGAACAGGAATCTGGAAAAGCTGCTTTAATAATGGGTTGTATAGGAATAACCGAAGGTGCGATTCCTTTTGCGGCAGCAGATCCTATAAGAGTTCTTCCTTCTATTATGGCAGGAGGTTCTGCAGCAGCGGTAACATCTTTATTATTAGGAGCGACAAATCAGGCAGCTTGGGGAGGATTGATAGTATTGCCTGTTGTTACTAACAGAATAGGTTATATAATAGCTGTTATAGTCGGATCAGTTGTTACTGCTCTTGTTGTGGCAGTGCTGAAGAAAACTCAAGAAAATAAAGTTGTTGTAGAAGAAAATACCAAAAATGAAGATCTTGAATTGGATATAACATTTTAA
- a CDS encoding MurR/RpiR family transcriptional regulator, protein MSLYENYEHKIKEIYSELRKSEKKVADYILANKIKIEKMGLEEIAENSKVSTPTVIRFTKALGYEGFKDFKTELLKSGRQNQNDYDNIDLLLDLHITKNDNLEDIPIKLVGLTIKALEETLKFLNYEIYEEAIKLITNANTIDIYGVGNSGSIGNDFASKLLRIGLNCRAYPDNHLQQLCACHLGKKDLAIAISHSGETRDTVDALRIAKESGAKTLVLTNFKASVITKYADISLFTGDTESTFYSETMSSRMSQLALVDMLYMGVLLSDYNKYAKRLDKINNLTIGKIY, encoded by the coding sequence ATGAGTTTATATGAAAATTATGAGCATAAAATAAAAGAGATATACAGTGAACTGAGAAAATCAGAAAAAAAAGTAGCTGACTATATTTTAGCCAATAAGATTAAAATTGAGAAAATGGGATTGGAAGAGATAGCGGAAAACAGTAAAGTCAGTACACCGACAGTAATAAGATTTACAAAAGCTTTAGGTTATGAGGGATTTAAGGATTTTAAGACAGAACTTTTAAAATCGGGAAGACAAAACCAAAATGATTATGATAATATAGATTTATTATTGGACTTACATATTACAAAAAACGATAATCTGGAAGATATACCAATAAAACTCGTAGGACTTACAATAAAAGCATTGGAAGAAACTTTAAAATTTTTAAATTATGAAATTTACGAAGAAGCAATAAAATTGATAACAAATGCAAATACAATAGATATTTACGGAGTAGGAAATTCAGGAAGTATAGGAAATGATTTTGCAAGTAAATTATTAAGAATAGGGCTTAATTGCAGAGCATATCCTGATAACCATTTACAGCAACTGTGTGCCTGCCATTTGGGCAAAAAAGATTTGGCGATAGCAATATCTCATTCGGGAGAAACAAGAGATACTGTTGATGCTTTGAGAATAGCAAAGGAATCAGGAGCTAAAACGCTTGTATTAACTAATTTTAAAGCTTCGGTAATAACTAAATATGCAGATATTTCATTGTTTACAGGAGATACCGAAAGTACTTTTTACAGCGAAACAATGTCTTCAAGAATGTCGCAGCTGGCATTGGTTGATATGCTTTATATGGGAGTTTTGTTGAGTGATTATAACAAATATGCAAAAAGACTGGATAAAATAAATAATTTGACGATAGGAAAAATATATTAA
- a CDS encoding transaldolase family protein has translation MEYFLDTADIEAIKRINEIFPLKGVTTNPSIIAKEKRDFKDIINDIYNIIGKEKVVHAQAVGSTADIIVKEVNLLRDTFGENIYAKIPVTFEGIKAMKILSKDGHKITATGILSSQQIIMAAEAGAEYMAPYINRSDNIGESGVEIVRDAYKILEKIKKSDEECLKKYKRVFEPKILGASFKNVRQVHETMLAGSKSVTVSPDIFERLIYHPYTDWSMDTFNSDWEKVYGEKNLLDLL, from the coding sequence ATGGAATATTTTTTAGATACGGCTGATATTGAAGCTATTAAGAGAATTAACGAAATTTTTCCTTTGAAAGGAGTAACTACAAATCCTTCGATAATTGCAAAGGAAAAAAGAGATTTTAAAGATATTATAAATGATATTTATAATATTATAGGAAAAGAGAAAGTTGTTCATGCACAGGCAGTAGGTTCTACAGCTGATATTATTGTAAAGGAAGTAAATTTACTGAGAGATACTTTCGGAGAAAATATTTATGCAAAAATTCCGGTAACTTTTGAAGGAATAAAAGCAATGAAAATTCTTTCAAAAGACGGACATAAAATAACTGCAACGGGGATATTGTCCTCTCAGCAAATAATAATGGCTGCTGAAGCAGGTGCGGAATACATGGCTCCTTATATAAACAGATCGGATAATATAGGAGAAAGCGGAGTAGAAATAGTGAGAGATGCTTATAAAATATTGGAAAAGATAAAAAAAAGCGATGAAGAATGTTTGAAAAAATATAAAAGAGTATTTGAACCGAAAATATTGGGAGCATCTTTTAAAAATGTAAGACAGGTACATGAAACAATGTTAGCAGGATCAAAATCAGTAACGGTTTCTCCTGATATATTTGAAAGACTTATATATCATCCTTATACTGACTGGAGTATGGATACTTTTAATTCCGATTGGGAAAAAGTATACGGAGAGAAGAATTTACTTGATTTATTATAA
- a CDS encoding DeoR/GlpR family DNA-binding transcription regulator yields MFVSERLDEIIHLINQEGKVEVNKLSKKFNVSKDLIRKDLSKLEENGILERTYGGAVKKRKLAETVTITSRISKNLDAKQKIAQKALKFLKPKESIFLDISSINYILAHELIKNNWEITVITNMIDIMHLISLNPDSKIKLIGIGGTCNNIIDGFVGISSINQINNFNVDRCFIGTIGINTYNGNVSTYEQDDGLTKVAIMNTSKNKYLITEISKIDQDGKYNFSNLKMFDCLITDSNISDSAIKELKKYRIKIV; encoded by the coding sequence ATGTTTGTATCTGAAAGGCTGGACGAAATAATACATCTCATCAATCAGGAAGGAAAAGTCGAAGTAAATAAATTAAGCAAAAAATTCAATGTCTCAAAAGATCTTATAAGAAAAGATTTAAGCAAACTTGAAGAAAACGGTATTTTGGAAAGAACTTACGGCGGAGCTGTTAAAAAAAGAAAATTGGCAGAAACAGTAACTATAACTTCAAGAATTTCAAAAAACCTGGATGCCAAACAAAAAATAGCTCAAAAAGCTTTAAAATTTTTAAAGCCTAAAGAAAGTATATTTTTGGATATTTCTTCCATAAATTATATTCTTGCTCACGAGCTGATAAAAAACAACTGGGAAATAACAGTTATTACCAATATGATTGATATCATGCACCTTATCTCCCTAAATCCGGACTCCAAAATAAAATTGATAGGAATAGGAGGCACATGCAACAATATCATTGACGGTTTTGTAGGAATTTCTTCTATTAATCAAATCAATAATTTCAATGTAGACAGATGCTTTATCGGTACAATAGGAATCAACACTTACAACGGAAATGTTTCTACATATGAGCAGGATGACGGTCTAACCAAAGTAGCGATAATGAATACAAGTAAAAATAAATATTTAATTACCGAAATATCAAAAATCGATCAGGACGGGAAATATAATTTTTCAAATTTGAAAATGTTTGACTGTCTTATCACAGACAGTAATATTTCCGACTCTGCAATAAAAGAATTAAAAAAATACAGGATAAAAATTGTTTAA
- a CDS encoding M42 family metallopeptidase: protein MSTLKYLEKLIEIPSPTGYTREVTEYILKEVRNMGYEAVRTNKGGVIVTLKGKDDTKHRVVTAHVDTLGAIVRAVKSDGRLKMDKIGGFPWNMIEGENCFVHVASTGKTVSGTILIHQTSTHVYRDAGTAERTQNNMEVRLDEKVTSKEETKALGIEVGDFISFDPRMTVTENGFVKSRFLDDKVSAAILLNLLKIYKKENIELLNTTHFMFSCFEEVGHGANSSIPTEVTEYLAVDMGAMGDDQQTDEYTVSICVKDASGPYNYEFRQHLVKLAKENNIPFKLDIYPYYGSDASSAMRAGAEVKHALLGAGIESSHSYERTHKDSIEATERLVDAYLRNGLVK, encoded by the coding sequence ATGAGTACTTTAAAATATTTGGAAAAGCTGATTGAAATACCTTCGCCGACAGGTTATACAAGAGAGGTTACCGAATATATCCTAAAAGAAGTTCGGAATATGGGATACGAAGCTGTTAGAACAAATAAAGGCGGTGTTATTGTTACGTTAAAAGGAAAAGATGATACTAAGCATCGTGTTGTAACAGCTCATGTAGATACACTGGGAGCCATTGTGAGAGCGGTTAAATCCGACGGACGTTTGAAAATGGATAAAATCGGAGGATTTCCGTGGAATATGATAGAAGGGGAAAACTGTTTTGTGCATGTGGCAAGTACGGGAAAAACAGTAAGTGGGACAATACTGATCCATCAGACAAGTACACATGTATATCGTGATGCCGGAACTGCAGAACGCACACAGAACAATATGGAAGTCAGACTGGATGAAAAAGTTACAAGCAAGGAAGAAACAAAGGCTTTGGGTATAGAAGTGGGAGATTTTATTTCTTTTGATCCCCGTATGACAGTCACTGAAAACGGATTTGTTAAGAGTCGTTTTCTTGATGATAAAGTAAGTGCTGCAATATTGCTTAATCTGTTGAAAATATATAAGAAAGAAAATATTGAGCTGCTGAATACGACTCATTTTATGTTCAGCTGCTTTGAAGAAGTGGGACACGGAGCAAACAGTAGTATACCTACAGAAGTTACAGAATATTTGGCAGTTGACATGGGAGCAATGGGAGATGATCAGCAGACAGATGAATATACTGTGTCCATCTGTGTAAAAGATGCTTCAGGACCTTATAATTATGAGTTTCGTCAACATCTTGTAAAACTGGCTAAAGAAAATAATATTCCGTTTAAACTTGATATTTATCCTTATTACGGTAGTGATGCTTCGTCAGCAATGAGAGCAGGAGCGGAAGTAAAGCATGCCCTATTGGGAGCAGGAATAGAGTCCAGTCATTCTTATGAGCGTACTCACAAGGACTCGATAGAAGCGACTGAAAGACTTGTAGATGCCTATTTGAGAAACGGATTAGTGAAATAG
- a CDS encoding class II D-tagatose-bisphosphate aldolase non-catalytic subunit, with translation MSKMTLTEVVKKGLKMKKEERASMLGIGPMSKILIKASILLAKEKDFPLIFIASRNQVDSKELGGGYVCNWDQKAFSNAIKEIANEAGFDGLYYLCRDHGGPWQRDKERKDHLPEEEAMKLGKQSYIADLENGFDLLHIDPTKDPYIVGKVIDVNVVLRRTVELIEYVEKERIARKLPEISYEVGTEETNGGLTSVESYEFFIQELLKELDKKGLPHPCFIVGQTGTLTRLTENVGHFNAKASKELSDVARKYEVGLKEHNGDYQDEAILLAHPALGITAMNVAPEYGTVETRAYLKLVELEEMLFAEGIISKKSNLKNCIRKEAVASRRWEKWMTDDTVSKSTEELLRDENIINTITDISGHYTFNNDNVKKEIENLFENLAEAGVNAEEYVIYKLKESLDRYVECFNLKGYTSRLKK, from the coding sequence ATGAGTAAAATGACTTTAACAGAAGTTGTAAAAAAAGGATTGAAAATGAAAAAAGAAGAAAGAGCTTCTATGCTTGGAATAGGTCCTATGTCAAAAATATTGATAAAAGCGAGTATTCTACTAGCGAAAGAAAAGGATTTTCCGTTAATATTTATAGCGAGCAGAAATCAGGTAGATTCTAAAGAATTAGGAGGAGGATATGTATGTAACTGGGATCAGAAAGCATTTTCAAACGCAATAAAAGAAATCGCAAATGAAGCAGGTTTTGACGGATTGTATTATTTATGCAGAGATCACGGAGGGCCTTGGCAAAGAGATAAAGAGAGAAAAGATCATCTTCCTGAAGAAGAAGCGATGAAGCTGGGAAAACAGTCATATATTGCCGATTTGGAAAACGGATTTGACTTGCTGCATATCGATCCTACAAAAGATCCTTATATTGTGGGAAAAGTTATAGATGTAAATGTAGTATTGAGAAGAACTGTAGAATTGATAGAATATGTGGAAAAGGAAAGAATAGCAAGAAAATTGCCGGAAATAAGCTATGAAGTAGGAACTGAAGAAACAAACGGAGGATTGACTTCAGTTGAATCGTATGAATTTTTTATTCAGGAGCTGTTAAAAGAATTGGATAAAAAAGGATTGCCACATCCATGTTTTATTGTAGGGCAAACAGGGACTTTAACAAGATTGACTGAAAATGTAGGGCATTTTAATGCAAAAGCTTCAAAAGAATTATCCGATGTTGCAAGAAAATATGAAGTAGGATTAAAAGAACACAATGGTGATTATCAGGATGAAGCAATTCTGTTGGCTCATCCGGCATTAGGAATAACTGCTATGAACGTAGCACCGGAATACGGGACTGTGGAAACAAGAGCATACTTAAAATTAGTAGAATTGGAAGAAATGCTTTTCGCAGAAGGAATAATTTCTAAAAAATCGAATTTGAAAAATTGTATCAGAAAAGAAGCTGTTGCAAGCAGAAGATGGGAAAAATGGATGACAGACGATACAGTTTCAAAATCTACAGAAGAACTTTTACGGGATGAAAATATTATAAATACAATAACTGATATAAGCGGACATTATACATTTAACAATGATAATGTAAAAAAAGAAATAGAAAATCTATTTGAAAATTTGGCGGAGGCAGGAGTAAATGCTGAAGAATATGTAATATACAAATTAAAAGAATCATTGGACAGATATGTAGAATGCTTTAATTTAAAAGGTTATACAAGCAGATTGAAAAAATAA
- a CDS encoding glycyl-radical enzyme activating protein: protein MNNRKGLIFNIQRYSLNDGEGIRTIVFFKGCPLRCPWCSNPESQSFETEYMKSNVNGNIKTIGKWYTVDEIIKEVLKDEVFFNTSGGGVTLSGGEVLAQGEFIEELLKELKENDINTAIETCGYGSINVLKKILLYVDTVFFDLKITNNQKSKEIIKGDFDTIKKNFIESTKSNRVIPRVPYIPGYTDDIENIDEILNIVKKCNLKEIHVLPYHNYGMSKYEGLGREYELKNTEIPKKETMEKIKKYIENKGFKVIIGG, encoded by the coding sequence ATGAATAACAGAAAAGGATTAATATTTAATATTCAGAGATATTCTTTAAATGACGGAGAAGGGATAAGAACCATAGTATTTTTTAAAGGATGTCCGTTAAGATGTCCGTGGTGTTCCAATCCTGAATCTCAAAGTTTTGAAACAGAGTATATGAAAAGCAATGTGAATGGAAATATAAAAACAATAGGAAAATGGTATACTGTTGATGAAATAATAAAGGAGGTATTGAAAGACGAAGTGTTTTTTAATACTTCCGGTGGAGGAGTAACACTTTCAGGAGGAGAAGTTTTAGCTCAAGGAGAATTTATAGAAGAACTTTTAAAAGAATTAAAAGAAAATGATATAAATACTGCAATAGAAACTTGCGGATACGGGAGTATAAATGTGTTAAAAAAAATACTGCTCTATGTGGATACTGTTTTCTTTGATTTGAAAATAACAAATAATCAAAAATCAAAAGAAATTATAAAAGGAGATTTTGATACAATAAAGAAAAACTTTATAGAATCAACTAAAAGTAATAGAGTAATACCGAGAGTGCCTTATATACCTGGATATACAGATGATATTGAAAATATAGATGAGATATTAAATATTGTGAAAAAATGTAATTTAAAAGAAATTCATGTTTTACCTTATCATAATTACGGAATGTCCAAATATGAAGGATTGGGTCGGGAATATGAACTGAAAAATACTGAAATTCCTAAAAAAGAAACTATGGAAAAAATAAAAAAATATATAGAAAACAAAGGCTTTAAAGTAATAATAGGAGGTTAG
- a CDS encoding PTS fructose-like transporter subunit IIB has translation MKIVGITACPSGVAHTYMAAEALKKAAIARGHEIKVETQGQIGLENEITQEEANAADVVVLTTDIGLKNTERFNGKPIVRIGISDLVKKAPALVEKIEEALKSRK, from the coding sequence ATGAAAATAGTAGGAATAACTGCCTGCCCTTCAGGAGTGGCGCATACTTATATGGCAGCAGAAGCCTTGAAAAAAGCTGCGATAGCCAGAGGTCATGAAATAAAAGTTGAAACGCAGGGACAAATAGGATTGGAAAATGAAATTACTCAGGAAGAAGCAAATGCAGCTGATGTTGTAGTCTTAACAACAGACATAGGATTAAAAAATACGGAAAGATTTAACGGTAAACCTATTGTAAGAATAGGAATAAGTGATTTGGTAAAAAAGGCTCCGGCGTTAGTAGAAAAAATAGAAGAAGCATTGAAAAGCAGAAAATAA
- a CDS encoding threonine aldolase family protein has product MKLFFMNDYGKGAHPKVLQNLIDNNESVQVGYGFDELSSRAKEKIRKACKRNNAKIYFLTGGTQTNAVVINSLLRSYEGVISANTGHINVHEAGAIEITGHKVIELPHEDGKLTSKEVKEYLDAFHKDENKSHMVMPGMVYISFPTEYGTLYSKQELNSLYQLCQEYRIPLFIDGARLGYGLAAPECDMDLPTLAGLCDVFYIGGTKIGTLSGEAVVFSNPEIMPDNYVTIIKQMGALLAKGRLLGAQFDALFTDDLYFEISKNAIKTAHLLKQTLKEKGYRFYIDSPTNQQFIIIDNDKMDELHEKVQFAYWEKYDENHTIIRFVTDWSTKEEDVRKLIELL; this is encoded by the coding sequence ATGAAACTGTTTTTTATGAATGATTACGGAAAAGGAGCACATCCTAAAGTTTTACAGAATTTAATTGATAATAATGAAAGTGTTCAGGTAGGATACGGATTTGATGAGTTGTCGAGTCGGGCAAAAGAGAAAATCAGAAAAGCCTGCAAAAGAAATAATGCGAAAATCTATTTTTTGACAGGCGGTACTCAAACTAATGCAGTAGTGATTAATTCGCTGCTTCGATCATATGAAGGAGTCATTTCGGCAAATACAGGACATATAAATGTACATGAAGCAGGTGCGATAGAAATAACAGGTCATAAAGTAATCGAATTACCTCACGAAGACGGGAAGTTGACATCTAAAGAAGTAAAAGAATATTTAGACGCATTTCATAAAGATGAAAATAAATCTCATATGGTAATGCCGGGAATGGTCTATATTTCTTTTCCTACAGAGTACGGAACATTGTATTCAAAACAGGAACTGAACAGTTTGTACCAGTTATGTCAGGAATACAGGATTCCTTTGTTTATTGACGGAGCAAGACTGGGATATGGACTTGCAGCACCCGAATGTGATATGGATTTACCGACTTTAGCAGGATTGTGTGATGTTTTTTATATAGGAGGCACTAAAATCGGAACTTTATCAGGAGAAGCCGTTGTTTTCAGTAATCCTGAAATTATGCCTGATAATTATGTGACGATTATTAAGCAAATGGGAGCATTGTTAGCAAAAGGGCGTTTGTTGGGAGCACAGTTTGATGCTCTGTTTACAGATGATCTGTATTTTGAAATAAGTAAAAATGCTATAAAAACTGCTCATTTATTAAAACAGACTTTGAAAGAAAAAGGTTATCGTTTTTACATTGATTCGCCGACAAATCAGCAGTTTATTATAATTGATAATGACAAAATGGACGAACTTCATGAAAAAGTCCAATTTGCCTATTGGGAAAAATACGACGAAAATCATACAATAATCCGTTTTGTAACAGACTGGTCCACAAAAGAAGAGGATGTACGTAAATTGATTGAGCTTTTATAG
- a CDS encoding PTS sugar transporter subunit IIA: MVNVSDLINENLIYLNFDAADKEAVLSGLAKIISEEKKLCDEKYGEKEALEGYIGSLHEREETFSTAVGFSFAIPHGKCKYVKQACLAYARLNNEISWADDESAKHIFMIGVSEENAGNEHLEILIKLSTAILEDDFREKLNKAETESEVMKLLKDYSSKERTV; the protein is encoded by the coding sequence GTGGTAAATGTAAGTGATTTAATAAATGAAAATCTTATTTATCTTAATTTTGATGCAGCTGATAAAGAAGCTGTGTTAAGCGGATTAGCTAAAATAATTTCAGAAGAGAAAAAGTTATGTGATGAAAAATATGGAGAAAAAGAAGCGTTGGAAGGTTATATAGGATCATTGCATGAAAGAGAGGAAACTTTTTCAACAGCTGTAGGATTTTCTTTTGCAATACCTCACGGGAAGTGTAAGTATGTAAAACAGGCATGTTTAGCTTATGCGAGATTAAATAATGAAATTTCGTGGGCTGATGATGAGAGTGCTAAACATATATTTATGATAGGTGTATCAGAAGAAAATGCAGGAAATGAGCATTTAGAGATTTTAATAAAATTATCTACAGCAATATTGGAAGATGATTTTAGAGAGAAACTGAATAAAGCTGAAACAGAATCGGAAGTAATGAAATTATTGAAAGATTATTCTTCTAAAGAAAGAACAGTTTAA